One Cellulosimicrobium protaetiae genomic region harbors:
- a CDS encoding DUF6412 domain-containing protein, with amino-acid sequence MTDVLLVARDVASSLVLLLGTQTLTATLLLLGAATLVAAVAVATARWGTPLVVGTAARPVDRLRDAVDTGPAVTQSDPDAPGSARPRAPGLLLG; translated from the coding sequence ATGACCGACGTGCTGCTGGTCGCGCGCGATGTCGCCTCGTCGCTCGTGCTCCTGCTCGGGACGCAGACCCTCACTGCCACGCTCCTGCTCCTCGGTGCCGCGACGCTCGTCGCGGCGGTCGCCGTGGCGACCGCGCGGTGGGGGACGCCGCTCGTGGTCGGCACGGCCGCGCGCCCGGTGGATCGGCTGCGGGACGCGGTCGACACCGGCCCGGCCGTGACCCAGAGCGACCCCGACGCGCCGGGAAGCGCCCGGCCCAGGGCTCCCGGTCTCCTCCTCGGCTGA
- a CDS encoding helix-turn-helix domain-containing protein: MPWLRARTADALGSAVRRARQVAGLSQDELARRASTSRPTVSRLERGSAVATSTLLDVATACGYELVLVPRGARLTVTTGTSDGES, translated from the coding sequence ATGCCGTGGCTCCGTGCGCGGACCGCGGACGCTCTGGGCTCGGCCGTGCGCCGCGCCCGGCAGGTTGCCGGGCTGTCGCAGGACGAGCTCGCTCGTCGCGCATCGACGTCGAGACCTACCGTCTCGCGCCTCGAACGCGGCTCAGCCGTCGCGACCTCGACCCTTCTCGACGTGGCAACGGCCTGTGGCTACGAGCTCGTCCTCGTCCCTCGGGGTGCGAGGCTCACCGTCACCACGGGCACGAGCGACGGTGAGTCGTGA
- a CDS encoding type II toxin-antitoxin system HipA family toxin, whose amino-acid sequence MNATPDVLAVHLRGDLIGEVRRLRNGRLRLQYSDEALERWGEGSRPLSLSLPLTPRRLDGPEVHRFLDNLLPEGPVRVALEREHDVAPSDTFGLLARVGAECAGAVQLTPEGTTLADGYLRPLDDAEFVRLVSELPTLDPPDDLTVTASLGGVQAKVLLHRTETGWAWPANGARSTHIVKPDPLGGTGIEGLVRLEHWTLRLARASSVPAARSELIAVDGRDVIVVERYDRTGGRRSHQEDLAQALGLAAQDKYEPPGRSPGRLASVARTASAEAIDPAALCHDLLRLVTFNTIVGNGDAHAKNYSLLVDAEASYSVAPLYDAAPVYLVSSAYRHSGLAVAGRNRLDLITGALLVEEAVSWGMGRAPAVETIASVAEAVLHGLDAVPADVPHAQVPERVAERATAVAGSATATRAAS is encoded by the coding sequence GTGAACGCCACGCCCGACGTCCTCGCAGTCCACCTCCGCGGTGACCTGATCGGCGAGGTAAGACGCCTGCGGAACGGGCGACTACGCCTGCAGTACTCGGACGAAGCACTCGAACGCTGGGGCGAGGGCAGCCGCCCGCTCTCGCTGTCGCTCCCGCTGACCCCGCGTCGGCTCGACGGGCCCGAGGTGCACCGGTTCCTGGACAACCTGCTCCCCGAGGGACCGGTGCGGGTTGCGCTCGAGCGGGAGCACGACGTCGCCCCCTCGGACACGTTCGGCCTCCTCGCCCGGGTCGGGGCCGAGTGCGCCGGAGCCGTGCAGCTCACCCCAGAGGGAACCACGCTCGCCGACGGGTACCTCCGACCCCTGGACGACGCCGAGTTCGTACGGCTCGTGTCCGAGCTACCGACGCTCGATCCACCGGACGACCTCACCGTGACCGCGTCGCTCGGTGGTGTGCAGGCGAAAGTACTGCTGCACCGCACCGAGACGGGCTGGGCCTGGCCCGCGAACGGCGCGCGCTCCACGCACATCGTCAAACCCGACCCCCTCGGCGGGACCGGGATCGAGGGCCTGGTGCGCCTCGAGCACTGGACGCTGCGCCTCGCCCGAGCGAGCAGTGTCCCGGCCGCCCGCAGCGAGCTGATCGCGGTCGACGGGCGGGACGTAATCGTCGTCGAGCGGTACGACCGCACCGGCGGGCGACGGTCGCACCAGGAGGACCTCGCCCAGGCGCTCGGTCTCGCCGCGCAGGACAAGTACGAGCCGCCCGGACGGTCGCCGGGGCGGCTCGCCAGCGTCGCACGCACGGCCTCGGCCGAGGCGATCGACCCCGCGGCCCTCTGCCACGACCTGCTCCGGCTCGTCACCTTCAACACGATCGTCGGCAACGGCGACGCGCACGCGAAGAACTACTCGCTGCTCGTCGACGCCGAGGCGTCGTACAGCGTCGCGCCGCTGTACGACGCCGCGCCTGTCTACCTCGTCTCGTCCGCGTACCGGCACTCCGGGCTCGCCGTCGCGGGCCGGAACCGGCTCGACCTCATCACGGGAGCGCTCCTGGTCGAGGAGGCGGTGTCGTGGGGAATGGGTCGCGCTCCGGCGGTGGAGACCATCGCCTCGGTAGCGGAGGCCGTTTTGCACGGCCTCGATGCAGTCCCGGCCGATGTCCCACACGCTCAGGTTCCGGAACGCGTGGCCGAGAGAGCCACCGCGGTCGCCGGATCAGCGACCGCCACCCGCGCCGCATCCTGA
- a CDS encoding DUF4041 domain-containing protein, whose product MSTQGYRWNSPPSWPAPPEGWVPPDGWTPPGDWPQPPPGWQFWVPIAPEPVPTTAPAPSSPVAVPPAVPSSTATGQPAGDPGIPLFGARRRARELAASADGLRAENERLLAELHRVGALDAVTIEREREDARRRFQDETAALDAERQASRERFAAEIAGLTSRREALDLRIRELEVTVVHLEETEILQEVGVYEYQHPLENVEAYKERLATLRGHLKDMAKVDGGAIESAAGWTVNGSEAQGRKMVSQISKLMLRAYNGEADALVRGLKPHRLAASVDKLEKTKATIARLGSMMSIHVSDRYHDARVFELGLTADYLAKVEEEKEANRAAREALREQRKVEQEIARAREKLEKEKNHLANVVETLRAKGDLEAVARYEAQLADVDRAIEDVDYRAANQRAGYVYVISNLGAFGEGMIKIGMTRRLEPMDRVRELGDASVPFGFDVHALFFSDDAVGIEAEMHRRLAEKRVNRVNLRREFFYATPHDALVQLRDLAGDVLQFTELPEALEYRQSQNLRTTG is encoded by the coding sequence ATGAGCACGCAGGGGTATCGATGGAACTCACCACCGAGCTGGCCGGCGCCGCCGGAAGGGTGGGTGCCGCCCGACGGATGGACACCGCCGGGGGACTGGCCGCAGCCACCGCCCGGCTGGCAGTTCTGGGTGCCGATCGCACCGGAGCCTGTACCGACCACCGCGCCCGCTCCGTCCAGCCCCGTGGCCGTGCCGCCCGCCGTGCCGTCGAGCACCGCGACCGGGCAGCCCGCGGGGGACCCGGGGATCCCGCTGTTCGGTGCGAGGCGACGGGCGCGGGAGCTCGCGGCGTCGGCCGACGGGCTGCGTGCGGAGAACGAGCGGTTGCTCGCGGAGCTCCACCGGGTCGGTGCCCTGGATGCGGTGACGATCGAGCGCGAGCGGGAGGACGCACGGCGCCGGTTCCAGGACGAGACGGCTGCGCTCGACGCGGAGCGGCAGGCGTCGCGCGAGCGGTTCGCAGCGGAGATCGCCGGCCTCACCTCGCGGCGGGAGGCGCTCGACTTGCGTATCCGCGAGCTCGAGGTGACGGTCGTCCACCTCGAGGAGACGGAGATCCTCCAGGAGGTGGGGGTCTACGAGTACCAGCACCCCCTGGAGAACGTCGAGGCGTACAAGGAGCGACTCGCCACGCTGCGCGGTCACCTCAAGGACATGGCGAAGGTGGATGGCGGAGCCATCGAGTCCGCCGCTGGATGGACGGTGAACGGATCCGAGGCGCAGGGGCGCAAGATGGTGTCGCAGATCTCCAAGCTCATGCTGCGTGCCTACAACGGAGAGGCAGACGCTCTCGTCCGTGGCCTGAAGCCGCACCGCTTGGCTGCCAGTGTCGACAAGCTCGAGAAGACGAAAGCGACCATCGCTCGGCTCGGCAGCATGATGTCGATCCACGTCTCGGATCGATACCACGACGCGCGAGTCTTCGAGCTCGGCCTCACCGCTGACTATCTCGCGAAGGTCGAGGAGGAGAAGGAAGCGAACCGCGCCGCACGCGAGGCCCTGCGCGAGCAGCGCAAGGTCGAGCAGGAGATCGCGCGAGCGCGCGAGAAGCTCGAGAAGGAGAAGAACCACCTCGCGAACGTCGTGGAGACCCTCAGGGCGAAGGGCGACCTGGAGGCCGTCGCCCGGTACGAGGCCCAGCTCGCCGACGTCGATCGTGCGATCGAGGACGTCGACTATCGGGCCGCGAACCAGCGCGCGGGCTACGTGTACGTGATCTCGAACCTCGGGGCCTTCGGCGAGGGGATGATCAAGATCGGCATGACGCGTCGGCTCGAACCGATGGACCGTGTCCGAGAGCTCGGTGACGCGTCCGTGCCGTTCGGGTTCGACGTCCACGCGCTCTTCTTCTCCGACGACGCGGTCGGTATCGAAGCCGAGATGCATCGTCGTCTGGCGGAGAAGCGGGTCAACCGGGTGAACCTGCGGCGCGAGTTCTTCTACGCGACTCCCCACGACGCGCTCGTCCAGCTCCGGGACCTCGCGGGCGACGTGCTGCAGTTCACCGAGCTGCCCGAAGCGCTGGAGTACCGGCAGAGCCAGAACCTCCGGACGACTGGCTGA
- a CDS encoding restriction endonuclease subunit S: protein MARETRTGGREATTAVIPGKFAFSIGNPGHLAPDGFAWRPLSELARLESGHTPSRSKPEYWDGGIPWIGVRDATGNHGLTIADTLQHISQLGLDNSSARLLPAGTVCLSRTASVGYVVTMGVPMATSQDFVNWVCGPELDNRYLHYLLMGEQASVQRVAYGSVHATMYYPDAKAVHVCVPSRRMQGEIADVLRALDDKIAANIRLATTVDKCLANRLEALLKQWDGESVSLSEVALINPEKRSPIVEGHLRYIDIASVGVGSMEWPELQPWESAPSRARRGVAVGDVIWSTVRPNRRSHALILDEDPDLVASTGLAVIRASGLPWGYLYEALRRSSFTEHLEGAAEGSAYPAVKPEAFARASIPILDDTEVRSFGAEAQALREHIGSLARESRTLRDLRDTLLPQLMLGKLRVREAAEMAGL, encoded by the coding sequence ATGGCTAGGGAGACGAGGACCGGGGGGCGAGAAGCGACGACCGCCGTCATCCCCGGCAAGTTCGCGTTCAGCATCGGCAATCCGGGTCACCTCGCACCGGACGGCTTCGCCTGGCGGCCGCTTTCGGAACTGGCTCGGCTCGAGAGCGGACACACACCGAGCAGATCGAAGCCTGAGTACTGGGACGGAGGAATCCCGTGGATCGGGGTGCGCGATGCGACCGGAAATCATGGGCTGACCATCGCCGACACGCTGCAGCACATCTCGCAGCTTGGCCTTGACAACTCGTCAGCGCGACTGCTTCCGGCGGGGACGGTCTGTCTCTCGCGCACTGCGTCAGTGGGCTATGTCGTGACGATGGGCGTTCCGATGGCGACCAGCCAAGATTTCGTCAACTGGGTGTGTGGCCCCGAATTGGACAATCGGTACCTGCACTACCTGCTGATGGGGGAACAGGCCAGCGTCCAACGGGTCGCGTACGGCTCGGTTCACGCGACGATGTACTACCCCGATGCCAAGGCTGTGCACGTCTGTGTCCCGTCCCGACGGATGCAGGGCGAGATCGCCGACGTACTTCGAGCGCTTGACGACAAGATCGCGGCCAACATCCGCCTCGCCACTACGGTCGATAAGTGCTTGGCGAATCGACTGGAAGCGTTGCTCAAGCAATGGGACGGCGAGTCCGTATCGCTGTCGGAGGTTGCCCTCATCAACCCCGAGAAGCGCTCCCCGATTGTTGAGGGTCATCTTCGATACATCGACATCGCCTCGGTTGGCGTGGGGTCAATGGAATGGCCCGAGTTGCAGCCATGGGAGTCCGCTCCGAGCCGTGCGAGGCGCGGAGTCGCCGTCGGCGATGTGATCTGGTCGACGGTTCGTCCGAATCGCAGGTCTCACGCGCTGATCCTCGACGAGGATCCTGATCTCGTCGCGTCGACGGGACTTGCCGTCATCAGGGCTAGTGGATTGCCGTGGGGGTACCTGTACGAGGCGCTACGTCGCTCGTCATTCACCGAGCACCTTGAGGGCGCCGCGGAGGGGAGTGCCTACCCCGCAGTCAAGCCGGAAGCCTTCGCTCGCGCCAGCATTCCGATCCTCGATGACACGGAAGTGCGAAGCTTCGGTGCAGAGGCTCAGGCGCTCCGGGAACACATCGGGAGCCTGGCGCGCGAGAGCCGGACGCTCAGAGATCTGCGCGACACGCTGCTGCCGCAGCTCATGTTGGGGAAGCTCCGGGTGCGCGAGGCGGCCGAGATGGCAGGGCTGTGA
- a CDS encoding HsdM family class I SAM-dependent methyltransferase, protein MKELKDTLWKAADKLRGSMDASQYKDVVLGLVFLKYVSDAFEERRGAILAECVADGLSEEDAQPLLEDQDEYRGAGVFWVPTRSRWGYLAQHAKGRTATPEEPGATIGELVDDAMVHIMGSNPALAATLPTIFNSNSVDQRRLGELVDLFSSARFTGVGAIRARDVLGEVYEYFLAKFAAAEGKRGGEFYTPPGVVRVLVEMLEPYSGRVYDPACGSGGMFVQAEKFLERHGADPQAISVYGQELNERTWRMAKMNLAVHGLTGQLGSRWGDTFARDLHPDVQMDYVMANPPFNIKDWARTTDDARWRYGVPPAGNANYGWIQHILSKLAPGGSAGVVMANGSMSSNSGGEGEIRAQLVEADLVSCMVALPTQLFRSTGIPVCVWFFAKDKTAGSRGSVDRTGQVLFLDARNLGHMVDRAERALSDDDIAKIAGTFHAWRGTKSAVAAGLEYEDVPGFAYSASLAEIKDADYALTPGRYVGAAEVEDDGEPVEEKIARLTKELFEQFEESSRLEQVVREQLGRIDG, encoded by the coding sequence ATGAAGGAGCTCAAGGACACGCTGTGGAAGGCCGCGGACAAGCTCCGCGGCTCCATGGACGCGAGCCAGTACAAGGACGTGGTCCTGGGGCTCGTGTTCCTCAAGTACGTGTCCGACGCGTTCGAGGAGCGGCGTGGCGCGATCCTCGCCGAGTGCGTCGCGGACGGCCTGAGCGAGGAGGATGCGCAGCCCCTGCTGGAGGACCAGGACGAGTACCGCGGCGCGGGTGTGTTCTGGGTCCCGACGCGGTCGCGCTGGGGCTACCTCGCGCAGCACGCCAAGGGGCGTACGGCCACGCCCGAGGAGCCCGGTGCGACGATCGGCGAGCTCGTCGACGACGCGATGGTGCACATCATGGGGTCGAACCCCGCGCTCGCCGCGACGCTCCCGACGATCTTCAACTCGAACAGCGTGGACCAGCGCCGCCTCGGCGAGCTCGTGGACCTGTTCAGCTCGGCGCGGTTCACCGGCGTCGGCGCGATCCGGGCGCGCGACGTGCTCGGCGAGGTCTACGAGTACTTCCTCGCGAAGTTCGCCGCCGCCGAGGGCAAGCGCGGCGGCGAGTTCTACACGCCCCCCGGCGTGGTGCGCGTGCTCGTCGAGATGCTCGAGCCGTACTCCGGCCGCGTGTACGACCCGGCGTGCGGGTCCGGTGGCATGTTCGTCCAGGCCGAGAAGTTCCTCGAGCGCCACGGCGCCGACCCGCAGGCGATCTCCGTGTACGGGCAGGAGCTCAACGAGCGCACCTGGCGCATGGCGAAGATGAACCTCGCCGTGCACGGCCTCACCGGCCAGCTCGGCTCGCGCTGGGGCGACACGTTCGCGCGCGACCTGCACCCCGACGTGCAGATGGACTACGTCATGGCCAACCCGCCCTTCAACATCAAGGACTGGGCCCGCACCACCGACGACGCCCGCTGGCGCTACGGCGTCCCGCCCGCCGGGAACGCCAACTACGGCTGGATCCAGCACATCCTGTCCAAGCTCGCGCCCGGTGGGTCCGCCGGCGTCGTGATGGCCAATGGCTCTATGTCCTCCAACTCCGGCGGAGAGGGCGAGATCCGCGCCCAGCTCGTCGAGGCCGACCTCGTGTCCTGCATGGTCGCGCTGCCCACGCAGCTCTTCCGGTCCACCGGGATCCCCGTGTGCGTGTGGTTCTTCGCCAAGGACAAGACGGCGGGCTCGCGCGGGTCCGTGGACCGCACCGGTCAGGTGCTCTTCCTCGACGCCCGCAACCTCGGCCACATGGTCGACCGCGCCGAGCGCGCGCTGTCCGACGACGACATCGCAAAGATCGCCGGCACGTTCCACGCCTGGCGCGGGACGAAGTCGGCCGTCGCCGCCGGGCTGGAGTACGAGGACGTCCCCGGCTTCGCCTACTCAGCCAGCCTCGCCGAGATCAAGGATGCCGACTATGCCCTGACGCCGGGCCGCTATGTCGGCGCCGCCGAGGTCGAAGACGACGGCGAACCCGTCGAGGAGAAGATCGCGAGGCTGACGAAGGAGCTCTTCGAGCAGTTCGAGGAGTCGAGCCGTCTTGAGCAGGTCGTCCGCGAGCAGCTGGGCCGGATCGATGGCTAG
- a CDS encoding DUF3892 domain-containing protein, with translation MPFIRSVRVAHPGATNEHVVEVRYSTTTTGPLRAGTREAVHAAIRRGERFRTFDERTHNQADVVARVSSRGTRYIATVANGRETDNLLHLPRH, from the coding sequence ATGCCGTTCATCCGCTCCGTCCGGGTCGCGCACCCGGGCGCCACCAACGAGCACGTCGTCGAGGTCCGCTACTCGACCACCACGACCGGTCCGCTCCGCGCCGGGACTCGCGAGGCCGTGCACGCCGCCATCCGCCGCGGCGAGCGCTTCCGCACGTTCGACGAGCGCACGCACAACCAGGCCGACGTCGTCGCCCGCGTCAGCTCGCGCGGGACCCGCTACATCGCGACCGTCGCGAACGGACGCGAGACCGACAACCTCCTGCACCTCCCCCGCCACTGA
- the zorA gene encoding anti-phage ZorAB system protein ZorA yields MAEQELGGFWTLIWPDWSAVGDGGVHAAAPVLVVLIWIVAAIACGFAWAQARRARSLADETDALLEGVTTDTLWEHRAEVLRRSATASPEVADAWREFDETLVSVTDERKVWNTVEAEQLFNASRFAPRLLHNRFLDAAPAALTTLGLLGTFLGLTVGLRGLDLDGDSDTLTTGIQTLVAGAGVGFTASLWGVGTSLLVNVLTKYWERRAVRRIERLQSRIDALFTLRSPEQSLIDIARSTRESQESLTELHQKIGDKLQEALVGVAEQTRDAVTQSMENALAPVMQDLASKAANQSAEVFEKVSEQLTSSFHAIGTSLAEGLTQSSESMRSTLEYMAEKLAQQADQYREQMAELQAATARQVELLEQSLPRVVESVQEATTRLETGSERLETAAKHLAVTSDRFETVSEKFGDVLADSAEAFEEMSAKNTGAANVLESLSGQMVELTTTTVAASATLEASAETLHQGFGTLRAQQNEFLVDLERTLASHSEVIATWLNTYSDEVSKHTGRRMEEWNRHTESFTTTMLTAVQAMSYAVDELNESVEQRRGPEPEAEAA; encoded by the coding sequence ATGGCGGAGCAGGAGCTCGGCGGATTCTGGACCCTGATCTGGCCCGACTGGAGCGCGGTGGGCGACGGGGGTGTCCACGCCGCCGCCCCGGTCCTCGTCGTCCTCATCTGGATCGTCGCCGCGATCGCGTGCGGCTTCGCGTGGGCCCAGGCTCGTCGGGCGAGGAGCTTGGCAGACGAGACCGACGCCCTGCTGGAGGGCGTGACCACCGACACCCTGTGGGAGCACCGGGCGGAGGTCCTCCGTCGGTCGGCCACGGCATCGCCCGAGGTCGCCGACGCGTGGCGCGAGTTCGACGAGACGCTCGTCTCCGTGACCGACGAGCGCAAGGTGTGGAACACCGTCGAGGCGGAGCAGCTCTTCAACGCCTCACGGTTCGCGCCGCGGCTCCTCCACAACCGGTTCCTTGACGCGGCACCGGCCGCACTCACCACCCTCGGCCTGCTCGGCACGTTCCTCGGCCTCACGGTGGGACTCCGGGGGCTGGACCTCGACGGCGACTCCGACACGCTCACCACGGGCATCCAGACCCTCGTCGCCGGAGCCGGCGTGGGCTTCACCGCATCGTTGTGGGGAGTCGGGACCAGCCTCCTCGTGAACGTCCTGACGAAGTACTGGGAACGGCGTGCGGTCCGACGCATCGAACGGCTCCAGTCGCGGATCGACGCCCTCTTCACGCTCCGCTCGCCGGAGCAGTCCCTCATCGACATCGCCCGGTCCACGCGCGAGTCACAGGAGTCGCTCACCGAGCTGCACCAGAAGATCGGCGACAAGCTCCAGGAAGCTCTCGTCGGGGTCGCGGAGCAGACGCGCGATGCCGTCACCCAGTCGATGGAGAACGCGCTCGCCCCCGTGATGCAGGACCTCGCGTCGAAGGCGGCGAACCAGTCCGCGGAGGTCTTCGAGAAGGTCTCGGAGCAGCTGACGTCGTCGTTCCACGCGATCGGCACCTCCCTCGCCGAGGGGCTCACCCAGTCGTCGGAGTCCATGCGCTCGACGCTCGAGTACATGGCGGAGAAGCTTGCGCAGCAGGCCGACCAGTACCGCGAGCAGATGGCCGAGCTGCAGGCGGCGACCGCTCGGCAGGTCGAGCTCCTGGAGCAGTCGCTCCCGCGCGTCGTCGAGAGCGTGCAGGAGGCCACGACGCGTCTCGAGACCGGGTCCGAGCGGCTCGAGACCGCCGCGAAGCACCTCGCCGTCACGTCCGACCGCTTCGAGACGGTGAGCGAGAAGTTCGGCGACGTCCTCGCGGACAGCGCCGAGGCGTTCGAGGAGATGAGCGCCAAGAACACCGGCGCCGCGAACGTGCTCGAGAGCCTCTCCGGGCAGATGGTGGAGCTCACCACGACGACCGTCGCCGCGAGCGCCACGCTCGAAGCGTCCGCAGAGACCCTGCACCAGGGGTTCGGGACCCTGCGCGCGCAGCAGAACGAGTTCCTCGTCGACCTCGAACGGACGCTCGCGTCGCACTCGGAGGTCATCGCCACCTGGCTCAACACCTACTCCGACGAGGTGAGCAAGCACACCGGCCGCCGGATGGAGGAGTGGAACCGGCACACCGAGAGCTTCACCACGACGATGCTGACCGCGGTGCAGGCGATGTCGTACGCCGTCGACGAGCTGAACGAGTCGGTCGAGCAGCGCCGCGGACCGGAACCTGAGGCGGAGGCCGCGTGA
- a CDS encoding OmpA/MotB family protein: MRRLLHRGRSAEATEDSVWISFSDLMTSLLTIFMLAAVVLVLSLTQKQEALATEQERAEAQQQAFDQTLGSLSEAETVRAQMLVEIRDALAAQGIEVTVSADNSVLSIPTSLLGFEAGSYEIRPQHQQLALTIGDTIAEVLSRDDRYTYLDTVFVEGHTDNTPFPGLEGSGNWGLSTFRAISLWRLWDERLAPERQLDSLQREDGRTLFSVAGYGESRPATATQLTDDERAANRRIDVRFTEKRLSAEDLAAILDAQISLRAGDGT; this comes from the coding sequence GTGAGGCGACTCCTCCACCGTGGCCGGAGCGCCGAGGCCACGGAGGACTCGGTGTGGATCTCCTTCTCCGACCTCATGACGTCGCTGCTCACCATCTTCATGCTGGCGGCGGTCGTGCTCGTGCTCTCGCTCACCCAGAAGCAGGAGGCGCTCGCCACGGAGCAGGAGCGCGCAGAGGCGCAGCAGCAGGCGTTCGACCAGACGCTCGGATCGCTCAGCGAGGCCGAGACGGTCCGTGCGCAGATGCTCGTCGAGATCCGGGACGCCCTCGCCGCGCAAGGAATCGAGGTGACGGTCAGCGCGGACAACTCCGTCCTGAGCATCCCGACCTCCCTGCTGGGCTTCGAGGCGGGCTCGTACGAGATCCGGCCGCAGCACCAGCAGCTCGCCCTCACGATCGGCGACACCATCGCCGAGGTCCTCTCGCGCGACGACCGCTACACGTACCTCGACACCGTGTTCGTGGAAGGGCACACCGACAACACGCCCTTCCCCGGGCTCGAGGGCTCGGGGAACTGGGGCCTGTCGACCTTCCGTGCCATCTCGCTGTGGCGGTTGTGGGACGAACGGCTCGCCCCCGAGCGCCAGCTCGACTCGCTGCAGCGCGAGGACGGTCGCACCCTCTTCTCGGTCGCCGGCTACGGCGAGAGCCGACCGGCGACCGCCACCCAGCTGACCGACGACGAGCGTGCCGCCAACCGGCGCATCGACGTGCGGTTCACGGAGAAGCGGCTCAGCGCCGAGGATCTCGCCGCAATCCTCGACGCGCAGATCTCGCTCAGGGCCGGGGACGGCACGTGA
- a CDS encoding EH signature domain-containing protein gives MISLLPLPPVQVDLPPWEGESVSRWRALESRAAHLAARAGTGPRFDALLAEARRMLESEHPDVARRMLTDRRFARAVATVWADSPALAARTMSAQLVGALRPTPHRRPSRLTVVIATKLLLGHFDELDTWRPGLFAELTATVRAMVAASVVGRTDTVETLRTQGAFLLDPQGPRTLARHLLSTGTSPHAWFRTYGLAMAVDTRYFHLVRDAVYLVQIEDADPTVTGHPVLTEVRDEVVARQRSATPTSDPGSARRFGHDVLTALLLKDVRRPAPDWLETVTAIAGDPRHRQTERWALWWRPLDQRLLDRAVRWMSTADLRAFLDAVEDYGRSRGKTDLTRMIAPRRIFLDGLYEADRIVETRLVLGADVSRRVAGPAGLSQYDAARYSETGGNDKAIIIVDCGDFTLVEGSHNFKLYVFAGRPVARLMNRSERHFTLDDFRDRVPREHERLHGPERWTMISHQGLWQREAFNFLRYLGVRVEERTLVDERTYLTIQRRRASEGWY, from the coding sequence GTGATCTCGCTGCTGCCGCTCCCCCCGGTCCAGGTCGACCTCCCCCCGTGGGAGGGCGAGAGCGTCAGCCGCTGGCGCGCTCTCGAGTCCCGGGCGGCCCACCTGGCGGCCCGTGCGGGTACCGGACCACGGTTCGACGCACTCCTCGCGGAAGCCCGCCGGATGCTCGAGAGCGAGCACCCCGACGTCGCGAGGCGGATGCTCACCGACCGGCGATTCGCTCGTGCCGTCGCGACCGTCTGGGCGGACTCCCCGGCACTCGCGGCACGCACCATGTCCGCCCAGCTGGTCGGAGCACTGCGCCCGACGCCGCACCGACGCCCGTCGCGCCTGACGGTCGTGATCGCGACGAAGCTCCTGCTCGGGCACTTCGACGAGCTCGACACGTGGCGCCCCGGACTCTTCGCCGAGCTGACGGCGACCGTCCGCGCGATGGTGGCGGCATCCGTCGTCGGCCGCACCGACACGGTCGAGACGCTCCGCACCCAGGGGGCGTTCCTGCTGGACCCGCAGGGCCCGCGCACCCTCGCGCGTCACCTGCTCTCGACCGGTACCAGCCCGCACGCGTGGTTCCGCACCTACGGGCTCGCGATGGCCGTCGACACCCGGTACTTCCACCTCGTACGCGACGCTGTCTACCTCGTGCAGATCGAGGACGCCGACCCGACGGTCACAGGCCACCCGGTCCTCACGGAGGTCCGTGACGAGGTCGTCGCCCGGCAGCGGTCCGCGACGCCTACGTCGGACCCCGGCAGTGCGCGCCGCTTCGGTCACGACGTGCTGACGGCGCTCCTCCTCAAGGACGTCCGACGCCCGGCGCCCGACTGGCTCGAGACCGTCACCGCCATCGCGGGCGACCCGCGGCACAGGCAGACCGAACGCTGGGCGCTGTGGTGGCGCCCGCTCGACCAGCGGTTGCTCGACCGCGCCGTGCGCTGGATGAGCACCGCCGACCTCCGAGCGTTCCTCGACGCGGTCGAGGACTACGGACGTTCTCGCGGCAAGACCGACCTGACGCGCATGATCGCCCCCCGCCGGATCTTCCTCGACGGACTCTACGAGGCCGACCGCATCGTCGAGACCCGGCTCGTGCTCGGGGCGGACGTGAGCCGACGCGTCGCAGGGCCCGCCGGGCTGTCGCAGTACGACGCGGCGCGCTACTCGGAGACCGGGGGCAACGACAAGGCGATCATCATCGTCGACTGCGGTGACTTCACGCTGGTCGAGGGGTCGCACAACTTCAAGCTCTACGTCTTCGCCGGTCGACCGGTGGCCCGCCTCATGAACCGGTCGGAACGCCACTTCACGCTCGACGACTTCCGCGACCGGGTCCCCCGAGAGCACGAGCGACTCCACGGTCCGGAGAGATGGACCATGATCAGCCACCAGGGACTCTGGCAGCGCGAGGCGTTCAACTTCCTGCGCTACCTCGGGGTCCGCGTCGAGGAGCGAACACTCGTGGACGAACGCACCTACCTCACGATCCAGCGACGCCGCGCCTCCGAGGGATGGTACTGA